Part of the Fusobacterium sp. FSA-380-WT-3A genome is shown below.
GGCATTTGTCAGCCTCCTGACAACAATAAGTATACTATATTAGCTAATTTTTGTCAACAGTTTTTATTATTTTTTAATTTTTTTCTTTATTTCCAATAGTTTTATTTTTTTAATTCTTTTTATTTTATTGCTTTTTTAAACTAAAAAGATTATAATTATAGAAAGATTAATTTAGTAGGGGGGATTATATGTTTGCTAGACGTACTTATGAAAAAAGAAGATTGGCTTTAAGAAATAATTTTGAAGATGGGATTATCTTAATTTGTGGAAACTCTCTTTCTCCAGCAAATTGTCGTGATAACACATTCCCATTTGTTCAAGATTCTACTTTCCTTTATTATTTTGGATTAAATAAAGAAAATCTTATTGGAGTTATTGATATAGATAAAGAACAAGAATATATATTTGGTAATGAACTTACAATGGATGATATAATTTGGTCTGGTCCTCAAATTTCTTTAGGTGACCAATGTAAATTAGTTGGAGTTGAAAATCTTTTTCCCTATGAAGAGATAAAAAGATTTTTATATGAAGTAAAACATAGTGGTAGAAAAATCCATTATATTAACCAATATTTACCTAATAATATTATAAATATTGCTGATTGGCTTGAAATTAAACCTAGTGAAGTAAATGATTATATTTCTGAAGAATTAAGTTATGCAGTAGTAGAACAAAGAAATTATAAAACTCCTGAAGAAGTTCAAGAGATTATAAAGGCTGTTAATGTTACTAGAGATATGCACTTAAAAGCTATGGAAATTGCTAAGCCTGGTATGAAAGAATATGAAGTAGTTGCTGCTCTTGAAAATGTAGCTAAAAGTAAAAATTGTACTCTTTCTTTCTTAACTATTTGTACTGTCAATGGTCAAACTTTACATAATCATTATCATGGAAATACTTTAAAAGAGGGAGATTTACTTTTAATAGATGCTGGTGCTAAAACAGAAAGTGGATATTGTGGAGATATGACTACAACTTTCCCTGTATCTAGTAAATTTACTCCGCTACAAAAAGAATTTTATAATCTTTTAATTTCTATGTTTGATAAAGCTAGTGAATTAATTAGACCTGGAATAACTTATAAAGAAATTCATTTGGAAGTTTGTAAAGTTTTAGCAAAAGGTTTAGTTGCAAAAAATATATTAAAAGGAAATATTGATGAAATTGTAGAAAAAGGTGTACATGCTTTATTTATGCCTCACGGTTTAGGACATATGTTGGGACTTGATGTACATGATATGGAAAATATTGGAGAAGTAATTGTAGGATATAATGGAGAAGCTAAAAGTACTCAATTTGGACTTGCTTCTTTAAGACTTGGTAGAGAGTTAGAAGAAGATTTTGTATTTACTGTGGAACCTGGAATTTACTTTATTCCTGAATTAATAAAAAAATGGA
Proteins encoded:
- a CDS encoding aminopeptidase P family protein — protein: MFARRTYEKRRLALRNNFEDGIILICGNSLSPANCRDNTFPFVQDSTFLYYFGLNKENLIGVIDIDKEQEYIFGNELTMDDIIWSGPQISLGDQCKLVGVENLFPYEEIKRFLYEVKHSGRKIHYINQYLPNNIINIADWLEIKPSEVNDYISEELSYAVVEQRNYKTPEEVQEIIKAVNVTRDMHLKAMEIAKPGMKEYEVVAALENVAKSKNCTLSFLTICTVNGQTLHNHYHGNTLKEGDLLLIDAGAKTESGYCGDMTTTFPVSSKFTPLQKEFYNLLISMFDKASELIRPGITYKEIHLEVCKVLAKGLVAKNILKGNIDEIVEKGVHALFMPHGLGHMLGLDVHDMENIGEVIVGYNGEAKSTQFGLASLRLGRELEEDFVFTVEPGIYFIPELIKKWKNENKFPEYINYEELEKYMNFGGMRYEGDFLVTKTGNIRLGETMVKTPEEVEEVRAKAFK